Part of the Lucilia cuprina isolate Lc7/37 chromosome 5, ASM2204524v1, whole genome shotgun sequence genome is shown below.
aatatttttaaatactacaCGTTTAAAAACAGTGATCTATTTAagattgatatatttttaacataaaatttggttccTAGAGGAACCAACAGGCACTCGGacttacaaattataaataataaaaatcttatttttaaagcaataataaGCAATTTTATTGCTTATGAAGACAATTATAGTGGGATATAAACATGATTTTATGCCATATTTTCGATATGTAACTATCGTTCCTGGTGAATAATTTGGATTTTTTAGTCGTGGTTTGccttatattataaattttggtaattgTATTATATGATCTAGGTGAGTATTGTTAGTTGCAAATGAACTTAGATTGTACGCCGACGTTTCGCTTCAGTTTGTCATAAGTGATTGATTTTTATAGCCtaatatattgataaattctgaagCTTTTATCCCTTGAAGCACCAaccagaaatttaaaaaaatctcactaactaaaaaagaacaaTCACttttattgcaagttcgccaatttccatctatgaaaaatatgaattatctaacagttttcaagatatacgaaattttgtatatgaTTGATATATGTGGTTTGGCTTGGCACCATTAGGAGTCCGCccgaatgtcaaagttattaatataaaatttgaagattctagctctagtAGTTTTTtggatatacgattttttctatttaattcatgtggggtcTTCATGCTCCCCAGATAAAAGTTCGCcatttttcctccaaaatgttcaaatgaatATTGAAGCAAACTTTTATCTGAGGAACTTGAAGTCCCCACATGAATTAactagaaaaaatcgtatatctatgaaactattagagctagagtcctcaaattttatatgaataactttgacattcatgtaaacatttagaaaataacgggtgGACTTTCAATGGGGTGCTTGGCAATATATATATgaatagtttaaatataaaatttcttatatcttcaaaactgttagataattcgaaattttcataaatagatagaaattggcgaacttgcaataatatGCTTGGCATCTCTAATCTATTGTGGCTagtgggtaaaacaaaaaatattgtatatcccaaggcattagaataagaattattttttaagaataaaagtatatattaaattttagcagttaagaaataaatagatcattaatgtatttatattgtCATCGAGAAATTAgtaactaaatatatattttttgattattatgtattggggtagcgaagcacaccgggtttTAGCTagtattctataatatttagttaaaacacaaaattattaagaaaaaaacactaaagAGATTATTACTAATtcatatattaaatgaaatagtACGTAGTACCAAACGTTTTAAAGTTTCTATAATGGggatacaaaacaaattacacaTGGTTCTAAAATTAAAGTCTTTCAAAGGGAGATTTTTGATACTTTAGTACTTAACTACAaaggtaataaaaattttgtatttaattttcatttggtAGCGAGCACCCAGTGTACACTAGTTATAAATAAAGGCACATTTAAAGGAAAATCGACAGCACAAAACTTAATATTCTTTCTATATTATCacatgaaataaaaatcaataaatacaaGGATGAGTTCTATAGTCGGCTGTACCGAATCATATTTATATATCCTTCAACattgtgtgtttttaaaaatctttaatacttaaacaattaacaaaatttgttatatataattatttttaagaatttacttttaattaaaaaataagttttttattttgtcccATCCCTGTacacaattttgttgttttcttttatttttacaacattttctgactaacagaattattgaagattttatAGGTccataatacatatacattatagAGACGGGAAATTATTCTgttgaaattacaaacggaatggcaaAATTAATTTCTCACAAAGTTGAAGGACATAATAATATGCTATACTATAACAATATGCTATACTATTAgtttgtcattttaaataacaCCACTTTTTAAACTGATTTCCAAATTTCGATTCCATTGATGAGTTGTCTTTTTGTCCATTtagtttcttaaaataattgttttttttcgcaGAATAGAAATTCCATAAAGTAAGAGTCTCATCATTGCCAGTTGTAGCAACCTTTGTACCATCAGGACTCCACATTAAAAATCTAGCTCCACCATCTGGTATTTTCAATATGTCTACAATCCTATCTAGCGATGACATTACTAAAACTTTATAATCGTTACATGCATTGCCATCTAgagaaaaattttcaagttGGTCCtgtaatttactttatttttttacaaatcataaaattataCCTTGACTAGAAGTGCTCACTAGTAATTCCCCTGTAAGTTTACTAAacgatatataatttattgcaatttttgatcCATTTTGTTGATAATAAGCAACGATTTTTTTAGTGGGAACATGTAGAAGGACAATGGAAGCAGGAACATCCTCAgctgtaataaaattttataaaatcatatatGTTACAAACACATGGTTATACGAACAAATTGCCAAATCAACTCCAGTCCAGGGATGCCAATCAAAAACAACATTGAGTTTACGTCTGGATCTTACATACAGATAAACACTGCACATATTCCAATTATAAATGACAATGTTTCCCTCAGAATCGCCGCTAGCCAAATAACGCATGGTTGGTGAGAAACGTATTATAGTAATAGGCAAATGGTGCTTCCGTATTTTCTTAACTGTATTCATATCAGGGACTGACAGAACATATATTGACCCATAGTGTGTACCACATACAATTTGCTTACCAGTTGAGGTCCACTCAATGCATTGCACAGCAATgtgttttaaactaaataccTTTCcacaaattacacaaaaatcTTGAGGACATGATACATCCCACAGTTCCAATACTTTAGAAATTATAGACAAAAGTTTACAGTTTATAGTAatctatatagatatatatgtacatatgtagctCACAAAATGACTTGCCTGGGTATTCACAAGATTTGCAACCAATTGCTAATAACTCTCCACTAGGACTATAAGCCAAAGATCGGGGACATTTAATGTCAAACGCCATTGTTATATCTTCTTTACTTTGCCAAATTATTACATCGTGACCAAAAGAAACCGCAATTTGACCACGTATCGACCAATCAACCAGGTTCTGATctattaaaaccaaaattaaaaccaaaaaagtaaGATTTAcaagtaaaaaagtattaatgtatagtcgggcatagccgaccatatgatacactACACTAGTTAGTATGTTACTTCAAAGTCTAATTCAAAGATATTTacgtagaatttaaaagttttattaatgtttatatgtgaattttgaccatcaagtcatttaCTGAAATGAGTTTttatggggctagggtcaaatgtggccggataattacaaaaatcggtaatgtcattaaaagttctattatGCTAAGTTTTGCCGACTATTGCCTACCGATTTTAtccataggcttcgtccttgggcaaaaaaagagtgtgtgacaaatttcatcatatcttgaaaattgctatctgtaccttgtgcacaagttttacatggacagctagccagacggacggacatagcataATCGACTCTGAAAACgattctaaaccgattggtatactttaaggttgttataggacgaatatttttgtatgttacaaaaatcagcataaacccaataaaccctccccactaaagtggtgtagggtataatgagtgAGATATTCGAATtcctacacagaaaaaaaaaataaataatttgcgaAACAGATCAACgtttaatttatgcaaaagtGAATACATAAAACGCCATCTGAAATGCAAATGTGGCGATTTGATCAGAACTGTACCACCTCAGATACTGTATACATATTATGTTGCTTTCTAAGATTTCTGCTTTGTGGAAATGAATTTCTTATTGATAAAGTCGATATTTTTACAATAGACTTCTAAAAACTTGCAACAACATGCATTTTGATGAAGTGGACAATTTTCGATCAAAAATGAtgtaagttaaatgttctagtcACTGCATCACTACTTATCTATTTTATTGCTAGTCAAATAATGGATTTCTGATACAGaattaatgttgttttctttttttgtaaaacacaattcttaacacgcaattaaataacatatgcaaacaaaatgaaaaatccgaaaataaagcattttcaaagtaatgcagtagtcattgaaaaatatGTGGTTAaggaagtacaacccattatcGAGCTTTTGCTGAGTACTTAATCATTCAAACAATTTATTAGAGCACATATCTTACCGCAACTCGAGTCATAGTCTGGCAGATCAAATGTTGTATCAAGGGATGCAGATGGTTTCGATCGGGGTTTGCATGGCCAATCGTACAAAAACcaattgttttcattattattccGGTAGcatgtttttattataagacCAGTTGATTTTACAATTGGGTCCATTAGTTGTAATACACGATCTTTTGTAATTTCCATTATCAAATTTAACGTTGGTAAATAAGTATTTTCTCTCCAATAGTCTTGGCTAGTACACTACAAATTATTAATTCCCAATATGTTATGATAATAATTActttacatttaaatacatatgtatactatatattttttaccaatGAAAGAACATCTCTAGTAGGCTTTTTTGAggcaaatttaatgtttttttcacaattttttaataaaaatcgtcTAGGTATAAAACGATCTCCGTATGATATTGGCATAGGTTTATCTGAAGAAATgattttctgaaaatataaaaaaatatttgctgaaaaatttttcgtaaaataataatgttaaatttggTTATGTCGAATTTTTAATTCCCATCATCAAAGCATATATCTGTTGTCAGTTACTACAGAGTTTAAAATAGGGAATAATATCTTTCaagtattttatcaaaaataatgtgaacttttaacaaacttttaacCATAATCAAACGCTTTTCGCTGAATTTAGAGTAATTTTCTAATCTGATTTAGTTCTGTCCGGCATACAAACTGGGTGTCTtcgataaatttaataaatttattctgTTTATACCCTGAACC
Proteins encoded:
- the LOC111679072 gene encoding protein cortex isoform X1, with amino-acid sequence MCDSLKCEFTYRKTMISLKKKSNQFENEVNYKKIISSDKPMPISYGDRFIPRRFLLKNCEKNIKFASKKPTRDVLSLCTSQDYWRENTYLPTLNLIMEITKDRVLQLMDPIVKSTGLIIKTCYRNNNENNWFLYDWPCKPRSKPSASLDTTFDLPDYDSSCDQNLVDWSIRGQIAVSFGHDVIIWQSKEDITMAFDIKCPRSLAYSPSGELLAIGCKSCEYPGKSFLLELWDVSCPQDFCVICGKVFSLKHIAVQCIEWTSTGKQIVCGTHYGSIYVLSVPDMNTVKKIRKHHLPITIIRFSPTMRYLASGDSEGNIVIYNWNMCSVYLYVRSRRKLNVVFDWHPWTGVDLAISEDVPASIVLLHVPTKKIVAYYQQNGSKIAINYISFSKLTGELLVSTSSQDGNACNDYKVLVMSSLDRIVDILKIPDGGARFLMWSPDGTKVATTGNDETLTLWNFYSAKKNNYFKKLNGQKDNSSMESKFGNQFKKWCYLK
- the LOC111679072 gene encoding protein cortex isoform X2; amino-acid sequence: MCDSLKCEFTYRKTMISLKKKSNQFENEVNYKKIISSDKPMPISYGDRFIPRRFLLKNCEKNIKFASKKPTRDVLSLCTSQDYWRENTYLPTLNLIMEITKDRVLQLMDPIVKSTGLIIKTCYRNNNENNWFLYDWPCKPRSKPSASLDTTFDLPDYDSSCDQNLVDWSIRGQIAVSFGHDVIIWQSKEDITMAFDIKCPRSLAYSPSGELLAIGCKSCEYPVLELWDVSCPQDFCVICGKVFSLKHIAVQCIEWTSTGKQIVCGTHYGSIYVLSVPDMNTVKKIRKHHLPITIIRFSPTMRYLASGDSEGNIVIYNWNMCSVYLYVRSRRKLNVVFDWHPWTGVDLAISEDVPASIVLLHVPTKKIVAYYQQNGSKIAINYISFSKLTGELLVSTSSQDGNACNDYKVLVMSSLDRIVDILKIPDGGARFLMWSPDGTKVATTGNDETLTLWNFYSAKKNNYFKKLNGQKDNSSMESKFGNQFKKWCYLK